A genomic segment from Salvia splendens isolate huo1 chromosome 13, SspV2, whole genome shotgun sequence encodes:
- the LOC121762626 gene encoding heavy metal-associated isoprenylated plant protein 6-like isoform X1: MGEKVEVKNEGEKKAAAAAEGGEKIVGPITVVLKLDLHCQGCAKKVRRSVAHLQGVETVKAECDAKRLTVTGNVDPLWLREKLEIKTKKKVDLISPHPNNAAAGADHNIPQPVDTNSPKKAVVSTVTMKTKLHCDECADKIKRIIIKNFDGIGSLTTDLQKSLIIVIGTMDVNGLVTYVREKLKRGVEIVTPKKADGATTTTTTTVVENEVAAVDSKEKASGGEQENKGKKSDIVGESGAKQKEGGGDKKEAESKLMVAGGGETKVEMSKMEYHSSYNPQTHYAMPMMKHNLNYGHQDYSMHHHHSHTNTGYYGPPMPPPTYLDMNTNANDNMFSDENPNGCSLM, encoded by the exons ATGGGCGAG AAGGTTGAGGTAAAGAATGAAGGAGagaagaaggcggcggcggcggcggaaggCGGAGAGAAAATAGTGGGTCCCATCACGGTGGTGTTGAAGTTGGATCTACATTGCCAAGGCTGTGCCAAAAAAGTCAGACGCTCCGTTGCCCATTTACAAG GTGTGGAGACGGTGAAGGCCGAGTGTGACGCCAAGAGATTGACTGTGACGGGCAATGTGGACCCCCTTTGGCTCCGGGAAAAGCTTGAAATCAAGACCAAGAAGAAGGTCGACCTTATCTCTCCTCACCCCAACAACGCCGCTGCCGGAGCTGATCACAACATACCCCAGCCTGTTGATACTAACAGCCCCAAAAag GCAGTTGTTAGCACTGTGACAATGAAAACCAAATTGCACTGTGACGAATGCGCTGATAAAATCAAACGGATTATAATTAAGAATTTTGATG GCATTGGTTCACTAACAACTGATCTGCAAAAGTCTTTAATAATTGTGATCGGAACAATGGACGTGAATGGTTTGGTTACATATGTAAGAGAGAAGCTAAAAAGAGGAGTAGAGATTGTTACTCCAAAGAAGGCCGATGgtgccaccaccaccaccacgacCACCGTAGTAGAGAACGAAGTTGCAGCTGTCGACAGCAAAGAAAAAGCTAGTGGCggagaacaagaaaacaaaggcAAGAAAAGTGACATCGTTGGAGAAAGTGGTGCTAAGCAAAAAGAGGGTGGTGGCGACAAAAAAGAAGCCGAATCAAAACTAATGGTTGCCGGTGGTGGCGAAACTAAGGTGGAGATGAGCAAGATGGAGTATCATAGTAGTTACAATCCACAAACGCACTATGCCATGCCGATGATGAAGCACAACCTAAATTATGGGCATCAAGATTATAGCATGCATCATCATCATAGTCATACAAATACGGGCTATTACGGGCCTCCTATGCCTCCACCCACGTACTTGGACATGAACACGAACGCGAACGACAACATGTTCAGCGATGAGAACCCTAACGGATGCTCCCTCATGTAA
- the LOC121762626 gene encoding heavy metal-associated isoprenylated plant protein 6-like isoform X2, with protein MGEKVEVKNEGEKKAAAAAEGGEKIVGPITVVLKLDLHCQGCAKKVRRSVAHLQGVETVKAECDAKRLTVTGNVDPLWLREKLEIKTKKKVDLISPHPNNAAAGADHNIPQPVDTNKAVVSTVTMKTKLHCDECADKIKRIIIKNFDGIGSLTTDLQKSLIIVIGTMDVNGLVTYVREKLKRGVEIVTPKKADGATTTTTTTVVENEVAAVDSKEKASGGEQENKGKKSDIVGESGAKQKEGGGDKKEAESKLMVAGGGETKVEMSKMEYHSSYNPQTHYAMPMMKHNLNYGHQDYSMHHHHSHTNTGYYGPPMPPPTYLDMNTNANDNMFSDENPNGCSLM; from the exons ATGGGCGAG AAGGTTGAGGTAAAGAATGAAGGAGagaagaaggcggcggcggcggcggaaggCGGAGAGAAAATAGTGGGTCCCATCACGGTGGTGTTGAAGTTGGATCTACATTGCCAAGGCTGTGCCAAAAAAGTCAGACGCTCCGTTGCCCATTTACAAG GTGTGGAGACGGTGAAGGCCGAGTGTGACGCCAAGAGATTGACTGTGACGGGCAATGTGGACCCCCTTTGGCTCCGGGAAAAGCTTGAAATCAAGACCAAGAAGAAGGTCGACCTTATCTCTCCTCACCCCAACAACGCCGCTGCCGGAGCTGATCACAACATACCCCAGCCTGTTGATACTAACA AGGCAGTTGTTAGCACTGTGACAATGAAAACCAAATTGCACTGTGACGAATGCGCTGATAAAATCAAACGGATTATAATTAAGAATTTTGATG GCATTGGTTCACTAACAACTGATCTGCAAAAGTCTTTAATAATTGTGATCGGAACAATGGACGTGAATGGTTTGGTTACATATGTAAGAGAGAAGCTAAAAAGAGGAGTAGAGATTGTTACTCCAAAGAAGGCCGATGgtgccaccaccaccaccacgacCACCGTAGTAGAGAACGAAGTTGCAGCTGTCGACAGCAAAGAAAAAGCTAGTGGCggagaacaagaaaacaaaggcAAGAAAAGTGACATCGTTGGAGAAAGTGGTGCTAAGCAAAAAGAGGGTGGTGGCGACAAAAAAGAAGCCGAATCAAAACTAATGGTTGCCGGTGGTGGCGAAACTAAGGTGGAGATGAGCAAGATGGAGTATCATAGTAGTTACAATCCACAAACGCACTATGCCATGCCGATGATGAAGCACAACCTAAATTATGGGCATCAAGATTATAGCATGCATCATCATCATAGTCATACAAATACGGGCTATTACGGGCCTCCTATGCCTCCACCCACGTACTTGGACATGAACACGAACGCGAACGACAACATGTTCAGCGATGAGAACCCTAACGGATGCTCCCTCATGTAA